A window of the Ostrea edulis chromosome 1, xbOstEdul1.1, whole genome shotgun sequence genome harbors these coding sequences:
- the LOC130047291 gene encoding zinc finger homeobox protein 4-like isoform X2: MEFQSLTPPPGNHTNTGMALTLTSTPNSYGAMKFSASESQYKSERLEKPPEKSLSNSASSSVKNNGPDSSVDSDESDDSSSSEDRVKPSCSRLDELSDDNEPVDCDSCNKDFPSMQAYMEHSCARKSSDYVTSETFQAPIDGDLSEGESFDGKIVYNSDGSAYIIEGGDSDLSDLDSIIDLPNQETIIVDKKGSDIASQVPAFPHIANAFFVSKNFKNMYSIPSSPCPAPIMFSYRVYDVRNEKSDSDIEVEQNSTSDESLVPTKPILMCFICKLSFGYAKSFMAHASSEHSMSLNDREKDIMSKKNASAIIQCVGKEKEPLMSFLEPKPLSSSPKMRPLSSASQLFSPSSIKQSSYGSIGENTSVSFVYSKPKLSSPPFLQLNSGKSSSENSQGQLAKKELDSQHNDIKSSTNGYDDDENDNLADDDMSSLEISGIRKIDSSQESSFLQKMKQNSESFTKGMVSSNSSQLFPPSTISMANTSHSMMFLTVCDEHPQGRVQGVECPKCDMVLGSSQSLGGHMTMMHSRNSCKTLKCPKCNWHYKYQETLEIHMKEKHPDNDQQCLYCISSQPHPRLARGESYSCGYKPYRCEVCNYSTTTKGNLSIHMQSDKHLNNVQELANGNAEVKIPQQLPAQPPQPPIAVDPLSHLKKNKPKPTWRCDVCNYETNVARNLRIHMTSEKHTHNMMVLQQNMKHMQRDMQIQQMNQLMLMQNDPAFLAGISSPVPGNVNFQFDQSMIMPVLQGQFGEIPVDMRKENGGMGMSFDPHTPDASRMFQCCVCNQHATDSLENLHQHLQHDRTKHREQENIHVSQGTYICNLCQYKTQLKANFQLHCKTDKHLQRLQLVNHIKEGGSSNEWRLKYLNVSNPVQVRCNACDYYTNSIHKLQIHTGNPRHESNSQLFRHLQHGENKLSPSIKKYYHCALCSFSTRAKQNLIQHVRSMKHMHNEGLKQIQMKEQNITEIDPGEIFMVKEYKEEEEESIKFDEEDGESELDDSSMVTETELPDKHSDLPAGMFTPTTLPSIAKGGSINNNNTGSSNSNVNNEEQIHVCPYCDYSSVHEMRIQGHILTQHTHRSHQVLCPLCQEEFKDKSRLERHLMSTHSVKAEGLHRLLMMVDKGDWMPSPVTNTPANQNAVVPTPNIPINESGEINLEVMEAEASKLEVEEAIDTANFTEKGEIDNQYRCQTCSKTFSNIDGLYAHQNELGHLELKQTPRGPGYLCWKKGCNQYFKTAQALQVHFREIHAKCQILSASDRHIYKYKCTQCSLAFKNSEKLEIHNHYHLIRAATKCNYCGQSFSSIATLRKHVELGHAEVEESDKRKNFESMSENAEALAKILASSGMEKLLTNVSSKHGNENSSTLDAEKSLLVSSESIENASDAAKTDLNSNETMDKLDRAETSSPTESEKKLEDMDTSDGSEYKDQQFLEDYMNSQAIAEGGYEDPNRKFKCHRCKVAFTKQNYLTAHNKTLLHRKGDKMSYPMEKYLDPNRPFKCDVCKESFTQKNILVVHYNSVSHLHKVKQALQQGEGPLSPPNNDSTPATTASTSSETQSQSSAEDKNKAYKCNICKVSYSQGSTLDIHIRSVGHQTTAAKLPELIMSGQIDLSQPLIEQPSDAPKSQQQKLLAEMLQPHQILAATTAVSQPSLLFPGITSGIPPMTGLTQFNMLPGLSLPTSVTELTQSLPSPKHTSSKFKDNRDGEEAMELKQETKSDGVEDSKFLKTTYSCNRCNAVFINQENLSQHQIACLYQSGSLGPQNRSRNLNFLGRKTQVQKNLLENIGFECVMQFNEFNQPSIKREAIDEEDDDEEGDGESKVEPEREEQKEADKPERVENNDLPELNKSVCVTCKKEFSSVWVLKSHQEEVHKEVVPIDLVENLGEQFKTDFEKKQPKEAEKDPSPAPSDSVSICASDAPTPTMESNSEMPPPPPPSSAPQISPAQLDMAAQMMPMFGLGMHMPIPLSMAMAMNLQPPLMPMMFGPMIGDGSLPNTPTSLAEQSLPKQQQAAQTAQLAAQQAALNQKRARTRINDEQLKILRAHFDINNSPSEEQINAMSEQSGLPQKVIKHWFRNTLFKERQRNKDSPYNFNNPPLTTLDLEEYEKTGKIPQVSEEKSQDVKPVLVKEPEIQVKKESTKVETPSVTQLSQQQQQQQQQQDFQKQMQQLQQQQQQHLQQLKQQLQQQQNMFKEKVLDSSPLKHENPHRESPELSDNDYSNMSASSSIPSTPNHMASFMMTSGSGDDIRPRFEPTPYHSGYAKRANRTRFTDYQIKVLQEYFEQNAYPKDDELDHLSQILNLSPRVIVVWFQNARQKARKIYENQPPPESKESPSVNSSSPFQRTPGLNYQCKKCSAVFQRYYDLIRHQKKQCGLDSEKIQMPLHGGMEDDSDSLSTLSRDDFNDETASTNSHDVSNSGDKDHVNKIRFKCENCHLSFDGLEHWQEHQAVHAMNPGLFGNLPSNSAFGVLQSMAAAQQQENKNLMKRKLNDSFDDKFDDDDDQPRDKRLRTTILPEQLDYLYQKYQVDCNPSRKQLETISADVGLKKRVVQVWFQNTRARERKGQYRAHQQLIHKRCPFCRALFRAKSALESHLATKHPEEMAKGDINVDNLPDAAIEPPGSHGFGSLMTSPSDMSKLLSPHGMQSFMPGLSFSDQLQMSMKQFYEDSYKKYMSDLTSTPKDHPEKEKEFDTPHISKSNTTSTKSSSSGSEAPLDLSKPLKVNTDHDKHSEGPSTDISERSFEEHNISNKSFNDSISETYSNNENEDSHSITTSRPSSPSGHSSIQGKRYRTQMTSLQVRIMKSIFIDYKTPTMAECEMLGREIGLPKRVVQVWFQNARAKEKKAKLTMSKGYSAELDFPKPPEECSLCHFKYSHKYTIQDHIFTKKHIEKVRMYIQSQSDVESNLTGQGTSSSTSDALHQHQEMGRMRKAWDEAAALASGESQLAQIQAMRLGALGLPQMPGFNPADVLKDLKKEKKEKDSENDSKSQGSNKENDVAAQIAAANMMNPFGAGFLPGMDPSMFPYLGFPGMPGFMPGMGMPFMPPGFMPGAEHLLQYDPMTFGTPLSLLQIPPQAIKDVSIKLSEPKANVAQYTQDCKSINSLKSLVNSVDYSCARESTVDVGYICKKCQTVYPAKDACLAHQKTLCYPTVPENIQPLLKLEQIQYECCLCTDKWSTVQEYKQHCQGESHKARTARLHHKISPSKSSATSHSAVQGTTQPKDSSHTPTKSLSSSIIPSPLPKNDLKGDQNEASD, translated from the exons AATAGTGCTTCTAGTTCTGTCAAGAACAATGGACCTGACAGTTCAGTGGATAGTGACGAATCCGATGATAGTTCCAGCTCAGAGGATAGGGTCAAGCCCAGTTGTAGCAGGCTGGATGAGCTCTCCGACGATAATGAACCTGTGGATTGTGACAGTTGCAATAAGGATTTTCCCTCCATGCAGGCCTATATGGAACACAGTTGTGctaggaaatcctctgattatGTGACTTCTGAAACCTTCCAGGCTCCCATTGATGGTGACCTTAGTGAGGGAGAGAGTTTTGATGGGAAGATTGTTTATAATTCTGATGGGTCCGCTTACATCATTGAAGGGGGAGACTCTGACCTCAGTGATCTTGACTCTATTATTGATTTGCCAAATCAAGAGACCATCATTGTTGACAAGAAAGGAAGTGATATTGCATCACAAGTCCCAGCATTTCCTCACATAGCAAATGCTTTCTTTGTgtcaaaaaactttaaaaatatgtatagcATTCCATCTTCTCCTTGCCCTGCCCCAATTATGTTTAGTTACAGAGTATATGATGTGCGAAATGAAAAGTCAGACAGTGATATTGAAGTGGAGCAAAATTCTACCTCAGATGAAAGCTTGGTCCCAACAAAACCCATATTAATGTGCTTTATATGTAAACTGTCTTTTGGATATGCAAAGTCTTTCATGGCACATGCTTCCTCAGAACATTCAATGTCTCTTAATGACCGGGAAAAGGACATTATGTCAAAGAAAAATGCATCTGCAATCATCCAGTGTGTTGGTAAAGAGAAGGAACCACTCATGTCTTTTTTGGAACCAAAACCTCTTTCATCTTCTCCAAAAATGCGACCTTTATCGTCCGCCTCGCAATTATTTTCTCCAAGTAGCATAAAGCAGTCATCATATGGTTCCATAGGAGAAAATACGTCGGTCAGTTTTGTTTACTCCAAACCAAAACTGTCTTCACCACCATTTTTACAACTGAATTCTGGGAAATCCTCATCTGAAAATTCTCAGGGACAACTGGCAAAGAAAGAACTTGATTCTCAGCACAATGACATTAAAAGTTCCACCAATGGATATGACGATGATGAAAATGACAATTTGGCAGATGATGATATGTCATCATTAGAAATTTCAGGTATCAGAAAAATAGATTCTTCACAAGAGTCTAGTTTTCtacagaaaatgaaacaaaacagTGAATCTTTCACCAAGGGTATGGTTTCATCTAACAGTTCTCAGCTGTTTCCCCCTTCAACCATTTCAATGGCGAATACCAGCCACTCCATGATGTTCTTGACAGTCTGTGATGAACATCCACAGGGCAGAGTCCAGGGAGTGGAGTGTCCCAAATGTGACATGGTCCTTGGTTCTTCTCAGTCACTAGGGGGTCACATGACCATGATGCATTCGAGGAACTCCTGTAAAACCCTGAAATGTCCCAAGTGTAATTGGCATTATAAATATCAGGAAACTTTGGAAAtacatatgaaagaaaaacatcCCGATAATGACCAACAATGCCTTTACTGTATCTCCAGCCAGCCTCATCCAAGACTTGCCAGAGGGGAGAGTTATTCATGTGGATATAAGCCATATCGTTGTGAGGTCTGTAACTACTCCACAACAACCAAAGGAAACTTGAGCATACACATGCAGTCTGACAAACATCTGAATAATGTACAGGAATTGGCCAATGGCAATGCAGAAGTGAAGATTCCACAACAGCTCCCTGCTCAACCACCTCAGCCACCTATAGCAGTTGACCCTCTTAGCCATCTGAAGAAGAACAAACCAAAACCGACATGGAGATGTGACGTTTGTAACTACGAAACAAATGTTGCTCGAAACCTACGCATTCATATGACTAGTGAAAAACACACTCACAATATGATGGTGCTACAACAGAACATGAAGCACATGCAGCGTGATATGCAGATTCAACAGATGAATCAACTCATGCTGATGCAGAATGATCCAGCATTCTTGGCTGGTATCTCCTCTCCAGTTCCTGGAAATGTCAATTTTCAGTTCGACCAGTCTATGATCATGCCGGTTCTTCAAGGCCAGTTTGGAGAAATTCCAGTAGATATGAGAAAAGAAAATGGAGGAATGGGTATGTCCTTTGATCCACATACTCCAGATGCTTCCAGAATGTTTCAGTGCTGTGTCTGCAATCAGCATGCCACAGATTCTTTAGAGAATCTCCACCAGCATTTACAACATGACAGGACCAAGCACAGAGAGCAAGAGAATATCCACGTGTCTCAGGGCACCTATATCTGCAATCTCTGCCAGTACAAGACACAACTAAAAGCCAACTTCCAGCTTCACTGCAAGACTGACAAACATTTACAAAGGCTTCAACTAGTGAACCACATAAAAGAGGGTGGATCCAGCAATGAATGGAGGCTGAAGTACCTCAATGTCAGTAATCCTGTACAAGTGCGCTGCAATGCATGTGATTATTACACAAACAGTATTCACAAACTCCAAATCCACACTGGAAATCCACGTCACGAATCCAACTCCCAGCTATTCCGTCACCTCCAACATGGTGAGAACAAGCTCAGCCCAAGTATTAAAAAGTATTACCACTGCGCCCTATGCAGCTTTTCAACGAGAGCCAAGCAGAACCTGATACAGCATGTCAGATCCATGAAGCACATGCACAATGAGGGTCTGAAGCAGATCCAGATGAAGGAGCAAAATATCACAGAGATAGATCCAGGCGAGATCTTCATGGTCAAAGAATACAAGGAGGAAGAGGAGGAGAGCATCAAATTTGACGAAGAAG ATGGTGAGAGCGAGTTAGATGACAGCAGTATGGTGACAGAAACTGAGTTACCTGATAAACACAGTGACCTTCCAGCCGGGATGTTCACCCCCACCACCCTGCCTTCTATTGCCAAGGGAGGGTCCATCAACAATAATAACACAG GCTCTAGTAATTCAAATGTCAACAATGAGGAGCAAATCCATGTATGCCCATACTGTGACTACAGCAGTGTCCATGAAATGAGGATCCAAGGTCATATCCTCACCCAGCACACCCATCGCTCACACCAAGTCCTCTGTCCCTTGTGTCAGGAAGAATTCAAGGACAAGTCTCGTCTGGAACGCCATCTGATGTCCACTCACAGCGTCAAAGCCGAGGGACTGCATCGTCTGCTCATGATGGTGGATAAAGGGGACTGGATGCCATCACCTGTAACAAACACTCCTGCCAATCAGAATGCTGTCGTCCCAACACCCAACATTCCAATTAATGAATCAGGGGAGATTAATCTGGAGGTTATGGAGGCAGAGGCTTCAAAGTTAGAAGTGGAAGAGG CTATTGACACAGCAAATTTCACAGAAAAAGGAGAGATTGATAATCAGTATCGCTGTCAAACTTGCTCCAAGACCTTCAGCAACATTGATGGACTTTATGCTCATCAAAATGAACTGGGACATTTAGAGCTCAAACAAACACCTAGGGGACCAGGATATCTCTGTTGGAAAAAAGGATGCAATCAGTATTTCAAAACAGCTCAAGCACTTCAGGTTCATTTCCGAGAAATCCACGCCAAATGCCAAATTTTGTCAGCATCTGATCGCCACATCTACAAGTACAAGTGTACCCAGTGCAGCCTAGCATTCAAAAACTCAGAAAAGCTTGAAATTCACAATCATTATCACCTTATTCGTGCAGCCACAAAGTGCAATTACTGTGGTCAGTCATTTAGCTCTATTGCCACTCTAAGAAAGCATGTAGAGTTGGGTCATGCAGAAGTGGAGGAATCGGACAAAAGAAAGAACTTTGAATCTATGAGTGAAAATGCCGAAGCTTTGGCCAAAATTTTAGCAAGCTCGGGtatggagaaacttttgaccaATGTATCTTCTAAACATGGAAATGAAAATTCCTCTACTTTGGATGCTGAAAAATCTTTACTTGTCAGCTCAGAATCCATAGAAAATGCAAGTGATGCAGCCAAAACCGATTTGAATTCCAATGAAACTATGGATAAATTGGACAGAGCGGAAACTTCTTCACCGACTGAGTCTGAAAAGAAATTGGAAGACATGGATACAAGTGATGGAAGTGAGTATAAAGACCAGCAATTTCTGGAAGATTACATGAACAGCCAAGCAATTGCTGAAGGTGGGTATGAAGACCCCAACAGGAAATTCAAGTGCCACAGATGTAAAGTTGCATttactaaacaaaattacctgACTGCTCATAACAAAACTCTTCTGCATCGAAAAGGAGACAAAATGAGTTATCCCATGGAAAAGTACCTGGATCCAAATCGGCCATTCAAATGTGATGTCTGCAAGGAGTCATTTACGCAGAAAAATATCCTGGTGGTTCATTATAACTCTGTATCTCATCTTCACAAAGTAAAACAAGCTCTACAGCAAGGAGAAGGTCCTTTATCCCCTCCAAACAATGACTCCACACCAGCAACTACAGCATCAACTTCTTCAGAGACACAGTCTCAGTCAAGTGCTGAGGACAAAAACAAAGCATACAAATGTAACATCTGTAAAGTGTCATACAGTCAAGGATCAACATTAGACATCCACATAAGATCAGTGGGACACCAGACAACAGCAGCTAAACTCCCAGAACTCATCATGTCTGGGCAGATTGATTTGAGTCAACCATTGATTGAACAACCCAGTGATGCACCCAAGTCACAGCAGCAGAAACTTTTGGCAGAAATGCTTCAACCTCACCAAATTTTGGCAGCCACCACTGCAGTTTCACAACCATCTTTACTATTTCCAGGCATCACTTCTGGCATTCCACCAATGACAGGTCTAACTCAGTTTAACATGCTGCCTGGATTGTCATTGCCCACTTCTGTCACTGAGTTAACTCAATCACTGCCATCACCTAAGCATACTTCATCCAAATTCAAAGATAACAGGGATGGTGAGGAAGCAATGGAATTGAAGCAGGAGACCAAATCAGATGGTGTGGAGGATAGCAAGTTTCTGAAAACAACATACTCATGCAACCGTTGTAATGCTGTGTTCATCAACCAAGAGAATTTATCACAACATCAAATAGCATGCTTGTATCAGTCTGGAAGTTTGGGTCCCCAGAATCGAAGcagaaatttgaattttctaGGGAGAAAGACACAAGTACAGAAAAATCTCTTGGAAAATATTGGATTTGAATGTGTAATGCAGTTTAACGAATTTAATCAACCTTCTATAAAAAGAGAGGCAATTGATGAAGAGGATGATGATGAAGAAGGGGATGGAGAAAGCAAGGTAGAACCTGAGAGAGAAGAACAGAAAGAAGCAGACAAACCCGAGAGAGTTGAAAACAATGATCTGCCTGAACTTAACAAAAGTGTCTGTGTCACATGCAAGAAAGAATTTTCCAGCGTTTGGGTGCTCAAATCACACCAAGAGGAAGTTCATAAAGAAGTAGTTCCTATTGATTTGGTGGAAAATCTTGGTGAACAGTTTAAAACTGACTTTGAGAAAAAGCAGCCTAAAGAAGCGGAGAAGGATCCTTCTCCAGCACCCTCTGACTCGGTGTCCATCTGTGCAAGTGATGCTCCCACACCAACAATGGAATCCAATTCAGAAATGCCACCTCCACCTCCACCATCATCAGCACCACAGATCAGTCCTGCTCAACTAGACATGGCAGCCCAGATGATGCCCATGTTTGGTTTGGGAATGCACATGCCTATTCCTCTAAGTATGGCCATGGCTATGAATTTGCAGCCACCTCTGATGCCAATGATgtttggcccaatgataggaGATGGAAGTCTACCAAACACCCCTACATCTCTAGCAGAGCAAAGTCTACCCAAACAGCAACAAGCTGCACAAACAGCTCAACTAGCTGCCCAGCAAGCAGCTTTGAACCAGAAACGAGCAAGAACTAGAATAAATGATGAGCAGCTGAAGATATTGAGAGCACATTTTGACATCAACAATTCTCCCAGTGAAGAACAAATTAACGCTATGTCTGAACAGTCTGGACTACCACAGAAAGTAATTAAGCATTGGTTCAGAAACACCTTATTTAAAGAACGACAGAGAAATAAAGATTCTCCATACAATTTCAATAATCCTCCTTTGACAACACTAGATCTGGAAGAGTATGAAAAGACTGGAAAGATTCCACAGGTCAGTGAAGAAAAGTCTCAGGATGTTAAGCCTGTTCTTGTCAAGGAACCTGAAATCCAAGTGAAAAAGGAGAGTACCAAAGTTGAAACACCATCAGTTACTCAGTTGTCTCAGCAGCagcagcaacaacaacaacagcaagATTTCCAGAAACAAATGCAACAACTTCAACAACAGCAGCAGCAACATCTACAGCAACTCAAGCAGCAACTACAGCAACAACAAAATATGTTCAAGGAAAAAGTCCTAGATTCATCCCCATTGAAGCATGAAAACCCTCACCGGGAATCCCCAGAGTTGAGTGATAATGATTATTCCAACATGTCAGCATCCTCCTCTATCCCATCAACACCAAATCACATGGCATCTTTCATGATGACTTCAGGCTCTGGTGATGACATTAGACCTAGGTTTGAACCAACACCATACCACAGTGGATATGCAAAACGTGCAAACCGCACTAGATTCACTGATTACCAAATTAAAGTTCTTCAAGAATATTTCGAACAGAATGCATATCCTAAAGATGATGAGCTTGACCATTTGTCACAAATTCTCAATCTCAGTCCCAGAGTGATTGTGGTCTGGTTCCAAAATGCTAGACAGAAGGCCAGGAAAATTTACGAAAATCAGCCTCCACCAGAAAGCAAAGAATCGCCCAGTGTCAACTCCAGTTCCCCATTCCAAAGAACTCCAGGATTGAATTACCAATGTAAAAAGTGCTCAGCTGTATTTCAGCGCTACTATGACCTGATTCGTCATCAGAAGAAGCAGTGTGGACTAGATTCCGAAAAGATTCAGATGCCATTACATGGAGGAATGGAGGATGATAGTGATTCCTTGTCTACATTGTCCAGAGATGATTTCAATGATGAAACCGCATCTACTAACTCTCATGATGTGTCTAATTCAGGGGATAAAGACCATGTAAACAAGATAAGATTTAAATGTGAGAATTGCCACCTTTCCTTTGATGGACTGGAACACTGGCAGGAACATCAGGCTGTACATGCTATGAACCCAGGATTGTTTGGAAATTTGCCATCTAATAGTGCTTTTGGAGTACTGCAGTCAATGGCTGCTGCCCAACAACAAGAGAACAAGAACCTGATGAAAAGGAAACTAAATGACAGTTTTGATGACAAgtttgatgatgatgatgaccaACCTAGAGATAAGAGATTGAGAACTACAATTCTGCCAGAACAACTAGACTACTTGTACCAGAAATACCAAGTTGACTGCAATCCAAGTAGAAAACAGCTAGAAACCATTTCTGCCGATGTGGGTTTGAAGAAACGTGTTGTACAAGTGTGGTTCCAGAATACAAGGGCTCGAGAAAGAAAAGGACAATACAGAGCACACCAGCAGCTCATTCATAAAAGATGCCCTTTCTGTCGAGCTTTATTCAGGGCCAAGTCAGCACTGGAATCTCACTTAGCCACCAAACATCCAGAAGAAATGGCTAAGGGTGACATCAATGTGGATAATTTGCCTGATGCAGCCATAGAGCCTCCAGGATCTCATGGTTTTGGATCACTGATGACTTCACCATCAGATATGAGTAAACTTCTGTCACCACACGGTATGCAGTCTTTTATGCCTGGACTCTCATTCAGTGATCAACTCCAGATGTCTATGAAGCAGTTTTATGAAGACTCatacaaaaaatatatgtcTGATCTAACAAGCACTCCAAAGGACCATCCTGAAAAAGAAAAGGAGTTTGACACCCCtcacatttcaaaatcaaatacCACTAGTACAAAGTCCAGCAGTAGTGGATCAGAGGCACCACTAGACCTGAGTAAACCACTTAAAGTAAACACTGACCATGACAAGCATTCAGAAGGACCATCTACAGACATAAGTGAGAGGAGCTTTGAAGAACATAATATTTCTAACAAAAGTTTCAATGACTCCATTTCTGAGACATATTCTAACAATGAGAATGAAGATTCCCACAGTATCACAACAAGTCGCCCATCCTCTCCATCAGGACATTCATCCATTCAAGGAAAGAGGTACCGCACCCAAATGACAAGCCTTCAAGTACGCATAATGAAAAGTATCTTTATAGACTACAAGACACCTACCATGGCAGAATGTGAAATGCTGGGACGTGAAATTGGTTTGCCAAAACGAGTGGTTCAAGTTTGGTTCCAAAATGCCAGAGCCAAAGAAAAGAAGGCCAAATTAACCATGAGCAAAGGTTATAGTGCTGAATTGGATTTCCCCAAGCCCCCTGAAGAATGTTCCTTATGTCATTTTAAATATTCCCACAAATATACCATCCAAGACCATATCTTCACAAAGAAACATATTGAAAAAGTACGAATGTACATTCAGTCCCAATCTGATGTGGAGAGCAATCTCACTGGACAAGGAACTTCCTCTTCAACATCAGATGCCTTACACCAGCATCAGGAGATGGGACGTATGAGGAAAGCATGGGATGAAGCAGCTGCCCTTGCCAGCGGCGAGTCCCAATTAGCTCAGATTCAGGCCATGAGGCTGGGGGCTTTAGGATTGCCCCAGATGCCAG GTTTCAATCCAGCAGATGTTCTTAAAGACttgaagaaagaaaagaaagaaaaagattcAGAAAATGATTCTAAATCACAAG GTAGCAACAAAGAAAACGATGTTGCTGCTCAGATTGCTGCTGCCAACATGATGAACCCATTTGGTGCTGGTTTCCTTCCTGGAATGGATCCCTCAATGTTTCCATACTTGGGATTTCCTGGAATGCCAGGGTTCATGCCTGGGATGGGGATGCCCTTCATGCCTCCAGGATTCATGCCAG GTGCAGAACACTTGCTGCAGTATGACCCCATGACCTTTGGGACACCATTGTCACTATTACAAATTCCTCCTCAAGCCATCAAAGATGTGAGCATCAAACTCTCGGAACCCAAGGCCAATGTAGCCCAATACACGCAGGATTGTAAGTCCATAAACAGTCTCAAGTCGTTGGTCAACTCAGTTGACTACAGCTGTGCAAGGGAGTCCACTGTTGATGTAGGATACATCTGCAAAAAATGCCAGACTGTGTACCCGGCTAAGGATGCCTGCCTAGCTCACCAGAAGACTCTCTGCTATCCCACAGTCCCGGAAAACATTCAGCCACTTTTGAAGCTGGAACAGATCCAGTATGAATGCTGTCTCTGCACTGATAAATGGTCCACTGTTCAGGAATATAAACAGCACTGTCAGGGGGAGTCTCACAAAGCTAGAACAGCCCGACTACATCATAAAATCAGTCCTTCTAAATCTTCAGCAACAAGTCATTCAGCAGTTCAGGGGACCACTCAACCCAAGGATTCCTCCCATACTCCCACAAAATCTCTCAGTTCTTCCATTATACCCTCCCCATTGCCAAAAAATGACTTGAAAGGAGACCAAAATGAGGCCAGTGATTGA